One region of Quercus lobata isolate SW786 chromosome 2, ValleyOak3.0 Primary Assembly, whole genome shotgun sequence genomic DNA includes:
- the LOC115963561 gene encoding GDSL esterase/lipase At1g29670-like: MTVKTHLELVILYFLILACFTHRCKSLCRFSSSENLRDGEIKGMFVFGSSLVDNGNNNFLDTKAKADYLPYGIDFPNGSSGRFTNGKNVVDLLGEQLKLPSLIPPFMDPATKGSRIVEGVNHASGSAGILDDTGSVAGNATSMNQQIKNFEEVTLPDLEAQLGCTSSESLPNYIFVIGIGGNDYVFNYFLRKTFLTVGLERFTSYLISSLSKQLENLYNLGARKFVLTTAYPIGSSPMVNLNQPNCGPCSQALNVAAAVYNIHLKSLVEDIKLRMPGSNFVVVNTYDIVKDIIDNPTSKGFSDTTNACCEVKSAEQGGTGVSCERGGQVCADRNSHVYFDGLHPSEAVNIQIATKAYASNLGSEVYPINVKQLAEL; encoded by the exons ATGACTGTGAAAACACATTTGGAACTTGTGATTTTGTATTTCCTTATCCTTGCTTGTTTTACCCATCGATGCAAGTCTCTTTGTAGGTTCTCATCATCAGAGAATCTTAGGGATGGTGAGATCAAAGGGATGTTTGTGTTTGGAAGCTCTCTGGTGGACAATGGGAACAACAACTTCTTGGATACAAAGGCTAAGGCTGACTATTTGCCTTATGGAATAGATTTTCCTAACGGTTCATCTGGGAGATTCACAAATGGGAAAAATGTGGTGGACCTTCTTGGTGAACAGCTTAAGCTTCCTTCCTTAATACCTCCATTTATGGACCCAGCAACCAAGGGAAGTAGAATTGTTGAGGGGGTCAACCATGCCTCTGGTTCTGCAGGTATATTAGATGATACCGGTTCAGTTGCG GGCAATGCGACTAGTATGAATCAACAAATCAAGAATTTTGAGGAGGTGACCCTGCCAGATTTAGAAGCTCAGCTGGGGTGCACAAGCAGTGAATCTCTCCCCAACTACATATTTGTCATTGGAATTGGGGGGAATGATTACGTTTTCAACTATTTCTTGAGGAAAACCTTCCTCACAGTTGGTCTTGAACGCTTCACTAGCTATCTCATATCCTCTCTATCTAAGCAACTCGAG AATTTGTACAATTTGGGAGCTCGGAAATTTGTTCTTACAACAGCATATCCAATTGGGTCCAGTCCAATGGTTAATTTGAACCAGCCGAACTGCGGTCCCTGCTCACAAGCTTTGAACGTAGCGGCTGCTGTCTACAACATTCACTTGAAGTCTCTGGTGGAAGACATAAAGCTTCGAATGCCTGGTTCCAATTTTGTTGTTGTCAACACATATGACATTGTAAAGGATATCATTGACAATCCAACCTCCAAAG GCTTCAGCGACACAACCAATGCTTGTTGTGAAGTAAAGTCAGCAGAGCAGG GTGGAACTGGAGTTTCATGTGAAAGAGGTGGCCAAGTGTGTGCAGACAGGAATTCTCACGTGTACTTTGATGGCTTACATCCATCTGAAGCTGTGAATATTCAAATAGCAACTAAGGCCTATGCTTCTAATCTTGGAAGTGAGGTTTATCCCATAAATGTTAAACAACTTGCAGAACTTTAA
- the LOC115975436 gene encoding protein NRT1/ PTR FAMILY 5.10-like gives MDTPLVSLSTDTVHGAVDYKGRPVLRTNTGGWRSAYFIIGVEVAERFAYYGISANLITYLTGPLGQSTATAAENVNVWSGTASLLPLLGAFLADSFLGRYRTIVVASLIYILGLGLLTMSAMLPSLSTPDYIDANKIMLRSTCQLQVILFFLSLYLVAVGKGGHKPCVQAFGADQFDGLDPEECKAKSSFFNWWYFGICGGAAVTNLVTCYIQENLSWGLGFGIPCILMVAALGVFLLGTRTYRYSVKGDEKSPFLRIGRVFVAAVKNWRTTPSPIIIEEETHATLPHHSSEQFKFLNKALLSPDGSKEEGKVCSFSNIEEAKTVLRLVPIWVTSLGYAVVYAQISTFFTKQGATMDRTIFPGFEIPAASLQSFVNLSIILVIPLYDRIFVPIARAFTRNHSGITMLQRIGIGMLFSAICIVVAALVEMKRLKIAKEYELVDRPDVTIPMSAWWLLPQYVLSGIADVFTVIGLQEFFYDQVPIELRSVGLALYLSIFGVGNFLSGFLVSIIEEVTGRDSKNSWFADNLNRAHLDYFYWVLAGLSAIALAAYVYFAKSYIYNRKSTT, from the exons ATGGACACCCCACTTGTGTCACTGTCGACAGACACTGTGCATGGTGCCGTAGACTACAAAGGCCGCCCAGTCCTCCGAACGAACACTGGTGGCTGGAGGTCCGCATATTTCATCATAG GTGTGGAAGTGGCGGAGAGGTTTGCATACTATGGGATAAGCGCGAACTTGATAACGTACTTGACGGGACCGCTGGGTCAGTCCACAGCCACTGCGGCGGAGAACGTTAACGTTTGGTCCGGAACAGCGTCATTGCTTCCTCTTTTGGGAGCATTCCTGGCTGATTCTTTTCTGGGTCGCTACCGCACTATTGTCGTTGCTTCTCTTATCTACATCTTG GGACTAGGCTTGTTGACCATGTCGGCTATGCTTCCTTCTCTAAGCACTCCTGATTACATAGACGCCAACAAAATTATGTTACGTTCTACTTGTCAGCTCCAAGTAATCTTATTCTTCTTATCTCTATATCTAGTCGCAGTTGGGAAAGGTGGACACAAACCTTGTGTTCAGGCGTTTGGAGCTGATCAGTTTGATGGACTAGATCCTGAGGAGTGCAAAGCCAAAAGCTCATTCTTCAACTGGTGGTATTTTGGTATATGTGGGGGTGCTGCGGTTACAAATTTGGTCACATGCTATATACAAGAAAACCTTAGTTGGGGTCTGGGATTTGGAATTCCTTGTATTCTGATGGTTGCTGCATTGGGCGTTTTCTTGCTCGGTACCAGGACTTATCGATATAGTGTTAAAGGGGATGAGAAAAGCCCATTTCTCAGGATTGGTCGAGTCTTTGTTGCTGCTGTTAAAAATTGGCGTACTACCCCTTCGCCAATaattattgaagaggaaactcATGCAACCCTGCCACACCATAGCTCTGAACAATTCAA GTTTCTTAACAAAGCCTTGTTGTCCCCAGATGGTTCAAAAGAAGAAGGTAAGGTTTGTTCTTTCAGTAACATTGAAGAAGCAAAGACTGTTCTTAGGCTTGTTCCAATATGGGTTACAAGCTTGGGATATGCTGTTGTGTATGCTCAGATCTCAACTTTCTTTACCAAGCAAGGTGCTACCATGGACAGAACAATTTTTCCTGGCTTTGAGATACCAGCTGCTTCACTACAGTCCTTTGTCAACCTTTCCATTATTCTCGTCATTCCTCTATATGATCGCATCTTTGTTCCTATAGCAAGAGCTTTTACTAGAAATCACTCAGGTATCACGATGTTACAGAGAATCGGAATTGGGATGCTTTTCTCTGCCATTTGCATTGTAGTTGCAGCTCTAGTTGAAATGAAAAGGCTCAAAATTGCTAAAGAATATGAGCTAGTTGATAGGCCAGATGTGACTATTCCAATGAGTGCATGGTGGCTTCTTCCTCAATATGTTCTGTCGGGAATTGCTGATGTTTTCACTGTGATTGGCTTACAAGAATTCTTCTATGATCAGGTCCCAATTGAATTAAGAAGTGTGGGTCTCGCCCTCTATCTCAGTATTTTTGGGGTCGGGAATTTTTTAAGTGGCTTTCTCGTCTCTATCATTGAAGAAGTGACCGGCAGGGATAGCAAAAATAGTTGGTTTGCTGATAATCTTAATCGGGCACATCTTGATTACTTCTATTGGGTACTTGCAGGACTCAGTGCAATAGCATTGGCTGCATATGTATATTTTGCAAAATCTTATATTTATAATAGGAAAAGTACAACGTAG